A portion of the bacterium genome contains these proteins:
- a CDS encoding transglycosylase SLT domain-containing protein, translating to MNRSGERRNGGGVLSSALAILLVLPLASPAETPPQELPEVPTLAQVRADWDAGRLDQALSRLDALPALDLDDHLALIRAQILRERGQLDAAIRAARAGLELEPASEVASILHAEMARIYLGRDEVLDAYKAQRAAWDATRNSEKAASLAMNLARSFETRARPGLALHLYRQIWSDWTLSDVSPDAYERAAELTAAIGAEPPSIQPLLERADRLRESHRCKQALESYENLLNRDDLEKEAREDVERGRAHCLFSRRRYGEAADAYRALAKRDPKDFDAAIRVARSYARGGKNDKAVREFEKIAKKSTGPVRARANYLAGIVQRTRNPSRFVQLMKRVEKQKSAPGLANLAGWRLTWEDLKHNRHKSALPRLARLSRGSIWDIEVQRGLYWHAVAQIGAEQKEQGEAGLRNLAAKLPLSYYGIMAADRLGEPPSVGESFVSSSKNNSENRHARRARLLLEAGFEELGALELYSWRSGSKLTREERISAARLMHGMGNHSDAVRMIINGFGGTLAQGIDPEWRDAWQMAWPRPFADPVRSAIAEFDFDTWLVYAIMREESTYRPRVSSSAGALGLMQIIPPTGIRIASRLGVPGWEPERLLEPKTSIRFGTYYLKSLVTQFKGSHAHAIASYNAGPEIVSAWLARDGRQANDAFVESVPYGETRRYLRRVLRSYRIYELLYGKGQLRTQTTAQPPSAVSR from the coding sequence GGCGCTGTCGCGCCTCGATGCCTTGCCCGCGCTCGATCTAGATGACCACCTCGCGCTGATCCGCGCACAGATTCTGCGCGAACGCGGCCAACTCGACGCCGCGATCCGCGCCGCCCGTGCCGGGCTCGAACTGGAACCCGCATCAGAGGTCGCATCGATCCTGCACGCGGAGATGGCGCGAATCTACCTGGGCCGCGACGAAGTGCTCGACGCGTACAAGGCGCAGCGCGCCGCCTGGGATGCGACTCGCAATTCGGAAAAGGCGGCCTCCCTGGCCATGAATCTGGCGCGTTCGTTCGAGACCCGCGCCAGGCCCGGCCTGGCTCTGCATCTGTACCGGCAGATCTGGAGCGATTGGACGCTGTCGGATGTGAGTCCCGACGCCTACGAGCGCGCCGCCGAGCTGACCGCTGCCATCGGTGCGGAGCCACCCTCGATTCAGCCCCTGCTCGAGCGCGCGGATCGACTGCGCGAAAGCCATCGCTGTAAACAGGCGCTCGAGAGCTACGAGAACCTGCTGAATCGCGACGACCTCGAGAAGGAGGCGCGAGAAGACGTCGAGCGCGGGCGAGCCCACTGTCTTTTCTCGCGACGGCGCTACGGCGAAGCGGCCGATGCCTATCGCGCGCTGGCCAAAAGGGATCCCAAGGATTTCGACGCGGCGATCCGCGTGGCGCGTTCGTATGCGCGTGGCGGCAAGAACGACAAAGCGGTTCGAGAGTTCGAGAAGATTGCGAAAAAGAGCACCGGGCCGGTGCGCGCGCGAGCCAACTACCTGGCCGGAATCGTGCAGCGCACCCGCAATCCGAGTCGTTTCGTCCAATTGATGAAGCGGGTCGAAAAACAGAAGTCCGCACCCGGTCTCGCGAACCTGGCCGGCTGGCGCTTGACCTGGGAGGATCTCAAACACAACCGGCACAAGTCGGCGCTGCCCAGACTCGCGCGATTGTCGCGCGGTTCCATCTGGGATATCGAGGTCCAACGCGGTCTATACTGGCACGCGGTTGCGCAGATCGGCGCTGAGCAAAAAGAGCAGGGCGAAGCCGGTTTGCGCAATCTGGCTGCGAAACTCCCGCTGTCCTACTACGGAATCATGGCGGCCGACCGGCTGGGCGAGCCGCCGAGCGTGGGCGAATCCTTTGTCAGCAGTTCCAAGAACAACAGCGAAAACCGCCATGCGCGGCGCGCGCGTCTGCTGCTCGAAGCCGGTTTCGAAGAACTGGGCGCACTCGAACTCTACAGCTGGCGTTCGGGTTCCAAGCTGACGCGCGAAGAGCGCATCAGCGCCGCGCGCCTGATGCACGGCATGGGCAATCACTCCGATGCCGTGCGCATGATCATCAACGGCTTTGGCGGAACGCTGGCGCAGGGCATCGATCCGGAGTGGCGCGACGCCTGGCAGATGGCCTGGCCGCGGCCCTTCGCCGACCCGGTGCGCTCCGCGATTGCCGAGTTCGATTTCGACACCTGGCTGGTCTACGCGATCATGCGCGAGGAGAGCACCTATCGCCCTCGCGTCTCTTCATCGGCCGGAGCGCTCGGGCTCATGCAGATCATCCCGCCCACGGGCATCCGGATTGCTTCGCGCCTCGGAGTGCCGGGCTGGGAGCCCGAGCGGCTACTCGAGCCAAAGACGAGCATCCGCTTCGGTACCTACTATCTGAAGTCTCTGGTCACTCAGTTCAAGGGATCGCACGCCCACGCAATCGCCTCGTACAACGCGGGTCCCGAGATCGTGTCGGCCTGGCTCGCGCGCGACGGAAGACAGGCCAACGATGCCTTCGTGGAATCGGTGCCCTACGGCGAAACCCGGCGCTATCTGCGTCGCGTACTGCGCTCCTACCGGATCTACGAACTGCTCTACGGCAAGGGACAGTTGCGGACACAGACGACGGCTCAACCACCTTCCGCCGTCAGCCGATAG